The DNA segment ATATATCCCCTTAGTTTTTTGGTGTTTGATATCAATGGACTGAGCCTCATAAACGAAGCCTACGGATTTGACGTCGGAGACTCGATTTTAAAGCAGATGGCTGAAATCTTCAAGAACGAATGCAGAACCGACGACGTGATCGCCAGATACGGAGGGGACGAGTTCGCAGGCGTGTTTGCCGGCGCCGGTGAAGAAGAAGTGGCAAAGATAGTAAAACGGCTAAAGGGAGCCATAGATAAGATAACCCTGGCAGACAGCAGGATATCAGTCTCTTTTGGGTGGGAAACCAGGCAAAACCTAGAGGAGCCTTTCGCCCATACGGTAAACGCCGCGAGGGAGAAGATGAACCGCAACAAGTTTACTCAAAAGCAGAGCTTGAGGCACAAGACGATCGAAATAGTGATAAAGATACTTTATGAAAAGAACATAAGGGAAGAAAAACACTCCTGGAGGGTAAGCAGGCTCTGCGTATTGATTGGCAGGAACCTAGGGCTTTCCGTGGACGACCTTAATGAGCTTAGGATAGTGGGGCTCATCCACGATATAGGAAAGATCGCCGTAGACTGCAGGGTATTGGACAAGCCGGACAAGCTTGATTCTGAGGAGATGGACGAGATACACACCCATGCGGAGGTGGGCTTTGAGATCTTAAATTCCGTAAAGGAATTTAAGAAAATCGCCCATTACGTGCGCTGCCACCATGAAAGGTGGGACGGAACAGGCTATCCAAGCGGCCTTAAGGGAGAGGAAATACCGATACAGTCCAGGATAATTGCCATAGCCGATGCATATGACGCCATGACTAACGACAGGCCGTATAGAAAGGCCATGGCTGAGAAGGAAGCTCTTGAGGAGCTTGTTAAATATGCAGGGACACAGTTTGATCCTAACATCATCGACATCTTAAAAGAACGGCTCGGGCAAGGTTTTATACATTTAAGTGAAAAAATATAAATATCGCACCATAAGGTGTTATAATTTTATCGAGTTACACCTAGGCGGAAGCAAATTATGAAAGCCCTTTCAAAAAAATGCTTCCGCTTTTTTTTATTTAAAAGCTTAAGTAAATTCGAAGCTTAGGGTGAACCCGCCTGACCGAGTACCGAACACCGACCCACCGAACACAGTATTTCCCGGATAATAGTTAAACCATGGTGGGACAATGGTTAAAGGTTCGCTTCGCTCACGTGGGATGCTCCCTTTGGTCGCGGGAAAAGTGGAAAGTGGAAAGTTGGTCAGTTGGTCAGGAAAAACCTTTTAATTACTTAAAGC comes from the Alkalibacter saccharofermentans DSM 14828 genome and includes:
- a CDS encoding HD-GYP domain-containing protein; translated protein: MGNRDYGKPYLVSGPIPDIDGLTGLYSRAYLDQVIKIWDENKIYPLSFLVFDINGLSLINEAYGFDVGDSILKQMAEIFKNECRTDDVIARYGGDEFAGVFAGAGEEEVAKIVKRLKGAIDKITLADSRISVSFGWETRQNLEEPFAHTVNAAREKMNRNKFTQKQSLRHKTIEIVIKILYEKNIREEKHSWRVSRLCVLIGRNLGLSVDDLNELRIVGLIHDIGKIAVDCRVLDKPDKLDSEEMDEIHTHAEVGFEILNSVKEFKKIAHYVRCHHERWDGTGYPSGLKGEEIPIQSRIIAIADAYDAMTNDRPYRKAMAEKEALEELVKYAGTQFDPNIIDILKERLGQGFIHLSEKI